Within the Oncorhynchus clarkii lewisi isolate Uvic-CL-2024 chromosome 2, UVic_Ocla_1.0, whole genome shotgun sequence genome, the region TTAGCTCTGCTGTAAGTATATAGCAACACATGTAGTAACAACATTGCAGATAGAATTGCTATgtagttaacctatctgttaggtTAGGGTCACCTACATCACACTCACTAAGACATGCACAAACTTAAACACAGAAAAACAAATGGCTTTAGTGGCTCTCTCCAGGCAACCAGGGCAATAAATCAGAAGAGTGACAGGAGGAGaggtctccacacacacacaatccccacAGTTCTATTGTGAAACCTGACACCTTCACAGCATTTGTGTCTATTACTCAAGAAAGTACACATGATTGCTAGCCCCCAGGTCCAAACAGTCTCACCTGGAAAACTATCCATCTACAATTTGAATAAATGCGAGGCACAACAGTTCCCAATGGCACCAATCAGATTCTGTTCAGTCCTATACCGTGTATCCACCTATGACTTATACTACTACACTGCAATTACATAGCTGTGCCTGTGTAACTGCTATGCTGCTTTGACAGGCAGGCTAAAGATATGTAATAACATAGTAACAAATGTACACTAAATGTAAAATGTTAACATTATGACTATATTCTCAAAATAAATATATTACATTTTGTTAATGCAGAAATGTAATTGTAAAGCCACATTCCACTATTGGAGTGTACTCCACCTCTGTTTTATAGATGTCATGCTGGCCTGGCAAGGTACACATTGTGACACTTATATTGTGACACCTAAAATATTAGGACTGATAGATCTATAGTTATCAAAAGTGTTTCAATAGTTCTCAAGAGCAATTACCAACTATTAAAAAAACACAGAAGCATCTGCATATTTTTTCACAAGAAGTATCAGAATATAATAGCCAGTTTAATTTAGATAAGAACACGTTAGATTTATAATTAGCCATTGTCTATGTCAGCGGATATCCCTGGCCAATAAAATATTTTTGAGATTGCATCTCTTGTTTTTTTTGTCCACAATGATCCCCAATGCTGCTAGCATGGAACTCAACAAAGATGTTTTTGGCCTCCTCAGCACCACATACTACCTTTGTCAGTAAGGCACTTTGTACCTGCTGTAGTATAACTCACCAGCTATGAGGTAAAGACAAAAGTATTCAGTGGATACGTTATTAAACATAATAAAAGTATTCATTAAGAATACTTGGAACAATTGAGTAAAATTCTATTTCTTCCACTCATTAAATGTATTCAAAGTTTGATATAGTAAGACTGCAAAATTCAACAAGTTGGCCTACTTACTTCAAACCTCTACTGTTGATTATAAGACAAAATGGCCAAGTTATCATCCACCGTCTGAAAACCTGAGCCATACTACTATATTTTGATAAAAGGATCATCTATGAAACTATGACATTTAGATAAATCACTCAGGCGATTGGATTTGATAGTAAGCTATTTTGTCATATGCAAACGATGCATTATTAATCCCAATGTTAAATTAAATTATCATAGTTTAACACTAGTAGATCTTACCTTGATATCAAAAAAACGTTTTGTAAACTACAAATTAACACAACAACATCAAACTGACACAAGATATTGCTACAAAAAGGCTGATCTCTGAGGAAGATTGAAGGCATAGGGTGTAAACGACGAGACTTTGTCTCGCAAACAACTAAACTTGGCCTGGTGTCATAACGGTTTCGAAATGCTATAAGATGATATAATAAATATTATAGTCATGGAGGTAGATAATATAATGGTTTGATAGTTTTAGACCAATTAATAACGGAATAATCAACAGATAAAGTGTACTTGTAAGTCTCGCCACACCTTCTACAACAAAATTAATGGCCTTTTTCCGAAAAAGTTTTTTTTCATCCTTGGTCAAGCCCACGGGATAGCCACCATTGCTTTTGTAATTGACACAGTTATTATAGGTTGCAGGATCCATTCTTCTGAAAACATATGTTTCGAAATTAAATCAATCACCTGTGTTCTAATAATCTGCAATGTTATGACATTTATGCAAATTGTGTACTTTGGATAAGCACTTCAATTAAGCACTTGTTGTTGCTTTACTGATAGGTCAAATGCAAATGAGTTGTATCGCGTAGGGTAGGTAGGCCTGACGTCTCCCATGATATGCTGTGacactgaaaaaaataaataaagtactCTTCAGTATAAAAGCCATTAACACTAAAATGAAGCACTCTTTCACAAAAAAAGAGGCTTTAGCAACGCACAGAAAGACAACcacgtttatatatttttttggtgaCGTATGTAAATACAAACTTATCATTACAATCTTTATAATCCACAACTGTGATGCTGATAATATACAGTGTGTTGTTCATAGCAGTGTAGCCATATCATCTTATAGTCAGAAGAACTATAGTCATAcgagtgtgtctgtatgtgtatgaGGTGTACGTTGGATTTTGGACAAGCCACAGTGATGGAAAATAAATCAGTTCATTCTGTGTTTATTGTATATCATGATATCTGTGAGGCAAGACAATACCATATCTTATGATTAAAAAGACAAACCAAACCTGTTGTATCATTTGAGGTTAACTAAATTTAGAAATAAGGACAGGGGAGAATAAAGAGGATCAGGGGAGAATCAATGTACCTTTAGCGATTCGAAGTTATCAATTTGTACAGTATATGCTGAAACCATGAATATATGTTATGTTAGATGTCATATTACATGATGGAATCtaccatattctaaaatgtaacttatacagtatattatatgcAATATGATGAGTAGAAAACTGCTACCTAACCTGTTCACTGCTTGGGTAAAAGCAcaacaaacatgtttttattatAAACATAGAGCAACAGGTAGAAGTGTATTCTTAGTACAAAAGTAAATCAGTATCAAAGTGTTTTTGAATAGGTGGTTATTGAATCACCATTTACAAACAACAAGGGACTTTGCAGTTATGAAGCCTGCAGCTCAACTCATTCAACCAATTAGGCAACAGTACACAGCGAAGTCTTGGTGATTGTCCACTGAATCCTTAAAGAGAAGACAACTTCAAGAATGACACAATTGTAGATCACAGAGAAAGATCAACAGTACAGCACTTTATCTAGGCCGAGAGGTATTAAGGAGCTGGTCATGTTCTGGTCCTGTAGACTAGAATTAGAATCCTGAACATAATGTGAGCTGCAATAGGCGGCCCATCCAGGGTGCAAATCAGTGGAGGGGAATCTGAGAGTGCAGGGATTCCAGCAGGGTGTGAGTTGAAGTAGTCAAATCTGGAGCAGACAAGGCTCTGACTGAGCATCTTGGGGGTGTTGCTGGATGGTGTGGAGGAAGAAGCAGAACATATATCTATAACTCAaaaggaggagaggtgaagagtgGACTAAGATGATAGTTCCTTGTTGCACCACCTCTCTGCTGAGGAATCTGAACTGTTTGACTGTTTTCATACTACAGTGAGATTTTCCACTCGTTTATTGCAGAGGAATGTTTATAGCCTCAACATGAGCTAACAATATGATTCTGAAGTGTGCCAGGCCTTGCAGTCCCAAGATAGAACTGGGGAATTTTGGCAGGCAAGAAAATAGCCTtgctgattccccccccccccttctaatgTCCTTACttttgtggctagagtcaaatactttctgtggcacacataaaagttaaatactttctatagaacaaacttcacATCAGGATAGGCAACAGCAATTAAtaattaatgtatgtgtgtgtgttatattaaacatagaACAACTACTCttcgaataagacatgggagagatgacgaattttggcaaagagatttatttatagactaatacacttgaaacaaatagccaaaccgaaaactgcagacattaCTAGTGCTTCCCCCGCGATCAAACCgacataaaaaaaattaaaagaaaCGCAGCCTAACGTGATCAGAAATCAcaactagcaagcaagtcgcagcaatgaagaatTGAGTGCGCGCGCGTTCACGCGATGGGGGGATTCTGGCACCGGGGAGTTTAACTGCACAACACCGGAACCCTCGCCAGACCTCGCTTGGTCTGTCTCGCAGACCCGAAAGTCCTCGCGATGTTGCGCCAGTGGGTTTAGAAGAATGAGTGATAGGTTTAGAAAGCTCGATAGCGTAACTATTTATGTtgatgttgaggctactgtatacATCTTGGGAACCCTGTCTCATGCTTTTGTTTTCATTCCAGCTGAGAACCTCGTTACATTATCCGTTCGTAAATGCACAGCGTTTCGctctcagagcgcacactggacgcccTGGCCAAGaagtagggttgatctgagcgttctgacctcacaacggcagtcaagcgcCCAAGCTTTCTGGCTAAAGTTGACTAGTTTGCTAGCCATTTCTAGACACAAATGAGAACACCTCACTGATCATTGTAATCGCCCTATCAGAGctagttaggctgttttcatgctATCAATAGCGTTAGTGACTATCTGTGCTGCTAGCAACATttgatttaaaaatgtttgcaaacCTTTATTGACACCTGTCATATTCAACGGTGTtgcgcgttcgtaaattcatcagttattctgctctcTGGCACACTCAAACGAGAGAGTTTTGACATCGGCGTAGATGGACAACATTAATTTACGAATGCACCCTAAATCGACATTATTGATTGGACGATTAGGACCAATGGGAGTAGAGAACGAGATGTGACGAGTTGACTTTTGTGCTTCGTTCCTATTTGTTGCGCTTTTTGTGCTGAGGCAGGCAGTGAAGAAGGCGCGACCACACCACTTTGTAAGCATTTGAAGGTAGGTAAAATGACGCTTTCAACGGTAATCATTGGAGATATATTGATGGCAGTCATTACGCTGTCAGTGATGTTTGTAATTTTTGGTGTAAGTAACTTAGTTGTCATTACAAATGTATGGTAATTGAGAATCATATAATGTAAGCTAGCTACCCTGAACAGCtactatagctagctaacaagcccTAAGCTAACTTTAGCACACTGCTCGGTTTTATTTTTGGTCAAAAATTTTCTAAAGTTCCACGttacacaaaaaaaatgtattatacaATACATTATTGTATTTATCTTAAACGTAAACATTTGGGCGGGTTTTGCTACCCAGCGCATGACTGGTGGAGACTAGGTGGGTGTGATCACACTGCCTCGGTCTGCGCTTTTTCCCAATTCCTTTGTCGTCAGTCGACGATTAAACATTGACTTTCGACCCCACTAAGGACACATTGCTGTGCTTTAACTTACATGTGAAGAGGTGCTTCAGTCCGCCAACTGttaagatagctagctacagtagctagctaatttaTTCAGGTTGTTAGCCAGTGTCTGCCCCTGCTGAGCTGACAGTGCAGCCGAGTCCATTGTCTCCTCAGCACCAGTTTGCTATTCGTGCATTTGAAGGTGGGTTGAGATGGATATCAGTGTCGGTGGCATTTGTCTGGCTATGTCACGTTAATGTGTGATATTGTATAATCTTTGATACTGTAATGATTCCTAATTGTGTAGTATTTGTTTTGAGTTTTTATGAAATTGAAATCTGTCGTGCTGTCATCGACATGAATAGGTTGCGATTACTGTTGGTCGTTTGTATTCAGCCTTTACTAGTGTTGGTTTCTTGTTTTGAAGCTGGTCTTAAGCGTAGGCACGCCTCGACCTTTAGCTAGGAATTGGCTTTAACTCAATAATTGCAATGATTGAATTTGAATGCTCTTCAATCTGACTGTCAATTCAGACTACACCTAGCTAAATTCATATTGTTCTCTGACCTGTATTCACAATGGTGCTTTATTGTCTTCGTGCAATAGTCAAATCCAATGTTGAGCAAGAAAACGTTACCTGCTGACATGATATTGCCATGCCAATGGCAAGGTAGAAGAAATTATATTTTAGTAAGCTTCATTTATGCTCTGGTATTTGTTCCTGATTAACAAGGATGGGAAGGACTTCATTTCCACGCCCTTTTTGTCTCCATTGAAATAAACTATTTTTAACATTTGCCAGCTCATGTTTTGAAAAGGTGCAGTAAGGCTACTTTGAAACCTATTCTCAATCATTTGCTGTATCACGTACATTCATGCTACATGTCTAACATTAATACAAGTGATCCATCTCCAACAGTCATTTTATGGACAGCAATAACCTCAATTGAATTATTACTTGGCACATATCAATGGCTCTCCACCTTCTGAATCAATAGTTGTCATTGCTTTTTTcaatctgtgtttctgttcatTCCTGATTAGCGCATGGATGCATCTTTGATGTATTGTCTTTCTGTCATTAAACCTATGGCTTTGTCTGTATTTTTCCTCCCAGGCATAGCAACCCTCAGTACTCTGCTGAAATGGCATCCTCTGGAGGTAAGTGTTAACATGACAGGCCTTTATTACACTATTACAATGAGCTCCAACAATATTGGGACAGTTAcacacttttttgtttgtttagtgcccaatagaaattaatggtacattttggagtcacttttatgcAATCAGCTACACTATTGTATTGTTTAGGTGTTATGTTATTAATAACTCTGTTATTATCAGTTTGATACATACTTGTATCAACATTGATGGATTCACTATTTTCACAGAGATCCTGGTCAAGGAGTTGGACAAGCGTGCTTCAGGTCAAGCATTTGAGGTAATCTTGGCCCCCGATGCCAAGGGTGAAATCCCCCTACCTCCCccgaaggagaagaaggagatgtCCCTGGAGGAGATTCAGAAGAAACTGGAGGCTGCAGAGGAGAGACGCAAGGTACCTAGTCAGATATACACAAATAAGTATCAGGAAATGGAGCCGCATCCACGTTACAGGTTTAGTtaatttatattttattattttctagcACAGGTTTGGTCCCACTAGCCTACCACTAACTTACTGTGTGACTTTGATTTTCTAATTTGATCAGAGTCATGAGGCAGAGGTGCTGAAGCACTTAGCTGAGAAGAGAGAGCACGAGAAGGAAGTTCTGAAGAAAGCCATGGAAGAGAACAACAACTTCAGCAAGACGGCAGAGGAGAAGCTCAATCAGAAAATGGAAGCCAACAAAGAGAATCGCACGGCACGAATGGCAGCACTCAATGAGAAATTCAAGGAGAAGGTTGGCCTGCCATTTTTCTCAGTCATCTTGACGTAATTTTCTGCAATCCTGAACTTAAGAGAGAATTTCAAATTGAAAGGCCCAGGTTATGGAAATGGGATGTTGGTTGAAATTCCATGTACACTGTTCAAAGTTATACTTAACTAATCAGGATAACTTATGTGATTTTCATGTTTTTATTCATTCTAGGATAAGAAGCTTGAGGAGGTACGAAAGGCAAAGGAAACAAAACCAGAGGGGGAGAACTGATTTTCTTttgtaataataaaaaaaaaacttgtgcAAAGATATCTTTTTGTTCTGTTCAATGACAGTATTATATTTGTCATTGTTATAGTTTTATTCACCTTGTTTGGATTAGTTAGGCTGTCCATTGTTGCTTTTGTTGTGGATGTGTAAGTATTTCTTCCCCCACCTCCGGTAGATTTGTGTATTGCAGTTTATGACCTTTGAAATAAGCAGCGTTTTTACCTATAAGGAAGCATGCCACTGTTACGCATAGGTCCTTATCATTGTGAATTGCATAATATAAGTAAATCCTTATACCTTGTAAAACTGCGTTTATCTGATCTTAATAAAGTTGCAATTGTTCTTTAAAACCTCTAAAGGTCTTAGccgttgtgtgtgtgggggggctaacatatgattttattttttaaagatggtcataccatggattaTTTAGcctatttgattttgatttaatgATATTTAATTTGTCCTTTACTACtatatagcccatagaaacgcattgaataacacattcataaatggcattAAAAAATGATTCAAAATtgaatcataaggaataaggttattaagtgtctgttctatatctaggagatataagaaagctcaggaaatatatatatgtattaacACATTTAAtcccttatttttgttggcatAAAACAACCTCCATACTTTTATtcgtttgtatgggttaccttcagacaagtctaTTATCCACTGTAAAAAACCACTGCTA harbors:
- the LOC139367605 gene encoding stathmin-like gives rise to the protein MASSGEILVKELDKRASGQAFEVILAPDAKGEIPLPPPKEKKEMSLEEIQKKLEAAEERRKSHEAEVLKHLAEKREHEKEVLKKAMEENNNFSKTAEEKLNQKMEANKENRTARMAALNEKFKEKDKKLEEVRKAKETKPEGEN